Proteins encoded by one window of Musa acuminata AAA Group cultivar baxijiao chromosome BXJ2-9, Cavendish_Baxijiao_AAA, whole genome shotgun sequence:
- the LOC135623475 gene encoding bifunctional nuclease 2-like: MGVLEGAIICRPDIRAHYTGLSASLVTNNTTKAIGPQSRIWGFKTRCKSIIQFSGLSLQPCSKRRWRVHCSFSSSSDGNGSMAGNFSANDEEYVNSSVMEAVQVRSGLDGFMIKMRDGRYLRCVHNNPQGGHLPDYAPHPAIVLKMEDGSDLLLPIIVLEMPSVLLMAAIRNVRIARPTIYQVVKDMIEKMGYAVQLVRVTKRVNEAYFAQLYLSKVGNEKDTISLDLRPSDAINMAVRCKVPIQVNRNLVYSDAMRVVEPSKSTMQAPQSDGMLFMELDRPDGQPCLEAEEFGLIRNMLIAAVEERYRDAAQWRDQLHQLRSKRKNWT, translated from the exons ATGGGAGTTCTAGAGGGAGCAATTATTTGCCGCCCTGATATTCGGGCACATTACACTGGACTTTCTGCTTCCCTTGTTACCAACAACACTACAAAGGCTATCGGTCCTCAAAGCAGAATATGGGGGTTCAAAACTAGATGCAAAAGCATCATTCAGTTCAGTGGCTTATCTCTGCAACCTTGTAGTAAGAGACGATGGCGTGTCCATTGTAGTTTCAGTTCCTCTTCTGACGGTAACGGAAGCATGGCTGGCAATTTTAGTGCAAACGACGAGGAGTATGTAAACTCCAGTGTAATGGAAGCTG TTCAGGTCAGAAGTGGATTGGATGGTTTCATGATAAAGATGCGTGATGGTAGATATTTACGATGTGTTCATAATAATCCTCAAGGAGGGCATCTGCCAGACTATGCACCTCACCCTGCTATTGTGTTGAAGATGGAAGATGGAAGTGATCTCTTGCTTCCTATTATTGTCT TGGAGATGCCAAGTGTGTTGCTGATGGCTGCAATTCGCAATGTTCGAATT GCTAGACCAACCATTTATCAAGTAGTCAAAGATATGATTGAAAAGATGGGATATGCG GTTCAACTTGTTAGGGTCACCAAGAGAGTGAATGAGGCTTACTTTGCTCAACTGTACCTTTCAAAG GTAGGGAATGAAAAAGACACTATTAGTTTGGATCTTCGACCTTCAGATGCTATCAATATGGCTGTTCGATGCAAG GTTCCCATACAAGTAAACAGAAATCTTGTATACAGTGATGCAATGAGAGTGGTTGAGCCAAGCAAGTCAACCATGCAGGCTCCTCAATCAGATGGAATGCTGTTCATGGAACTTGATAG GCCTGATGGTCAGCCTTGCTTGGAGGCTGAAGAGTTCGGTTTGATCCGAAACATGCTGATTGCTGCTGTTGAGGAACGATACAGAGATGCTG CTCAGTGGAGAGACCAGCTTCATCAGCTCAGATCCAAGAGAAAGAACTGGACATGA
- the LOC103998658 gene encoding bZIP transcription factor 11: MASPGGTSSGSSLLQNSASEEDLQAVMDQKKQKRMKSNRESARRSRMRKQKRLDDLAAQICQLRKENSQILTSLSLTTKHFFAVETENSVLRTQMMELSSRLQSLNEILHCLNGSNTISNGLFCDSNQINNSSITPWNLMCMNQQPIMALANIFHY; this comes from the coding sequence ATGGCTTCTCCCGGTGGCACTTCTTCAGGGTCCAGCCTGCTGCAGAACTCAGCCTCCGAGGAGGATCTGCAGGCAGTGATGGACCAGAAGAAGCAAAAGAGAATGAAATCGAACCGCGAGTCCGCGAGGCGGTCAAGGATGCGCAAACAGAAGCGTTTGGATGATCTCGCGGCACAGATATGCCAGCTGAGGAAGGAGAACAGCCAGATCTTGACATCCTTGAGTCTCACCACAAAGCACTTTTTTGCCGTGGAGACTGAGAACTCTGTCCTGAGGACTCAGATGATGGAGCTCAGCAGCAGGCTGCAGTCTCTCAATGAGATCCTCCACTGCTTGAACGGAAGCAACACCATCAGCAATGGCCTCTTCTGTGATAGCAATCAGATCAATAACAGCTCCATCACTCCATGGAACCTCATGTGCATGAATCAGCAGCCCATCATGGCCTTAGCAAACATATTTCACTACTGA
- the LOC108951181 gene encoding receptor-like protein EIX2 produces the protein MEQLESLDLSMNNPTGDIPSSFSSLNFLSHLNLSHNNLSGRIPTAGGQMSTFIDDPSIYDGNEYLCGTPLPECPGDAAHQSPPHAADEQEEKNDDRLETVWEITSIVMGFVVGFWSFIGTMIMKQSIRIAFFRLIDKAYDWCYVQLPVGCARLKSKQQSVTLSIGGKN, from the coding sequence ATGGAACAACTGGAATCACTTGACTTGTCAATGAATAATCCCACAGGAGATATTCCTTCCAGCTTTTCATCTCTCAACTTCCTAAGCCACTTGAATCTCTCTCACAATAACTTGTCAGGAAGAATTCCAACAGCAGGTGGTCAAATGTCGACCTTCATTGACGACCCGTCAATCTATGATGGTAATGAATACCTTTGTGGTACGCCACTGCCAGAATGCCCcggtgatgcagctcatcaaagtccACCTCATGCAGCAGATGAACAGGAAGAGAAAAATGATGACAGGCTTGAAACAGTGTGGGAAATTACCAGCATCGTCATGGGTTTTGTCGTTGGTTTTTGGAGTTTTATAGGAACAATGATCATGAAACAGAGCATAAGGATTGCTTTCTTTCGATTAATCGACAAGGCTTACGATTGGTGCTACGTGCAGTTGCCAGTCGGATGTGCAAGGTTAAAGTCCAAGCAGCAAAGTGTGACTTTATCCATCGGTGGCAAGAACTGA
- the LOC108951182 gene encoding receptor-like protein EIX2 yields the protein MGASNVNPALRDLKHLKYLDLSMNNFSGSHVPHMIASLMHLEYLNLSNAGFGGLIPPQLGNLSNLHFLDLGGCGFTDLRADDLDWLSGIPSLKHVDMSFVNLSKATNSISSLEVLHLRWASLPYIPSPRSPFNLTSIVKLDLSSYSNLNTTILRWLSHASSLVYLDLSHCSLVNIESLQVTPGALSNLKELDLQYNDIKGAIFRIIMNLSRTFKHLDLSWNSLSGDIAQILWSLGPLEYLALDFNDLK from the coding sequence ATGGGTGCGAGCAACGTAAATCCTGCTTTGCGTGATTTGAAGCATTTGAAATATCTTGATTTGAGCATGAATAATTTCTCTGGTTCCCACGTCCCCCACATGATTGCTTCACTTATGCACTTAGAATATCTTAACCTATCCAATGCTGGGTTTGGTGGGTTAATACCTCCTCAACTAGGGAACCTCTCCAACCTACACTTCCTCGATCTTGGAGGATGTGGATTTACTGATCTACGAGCTGATGACCTTGATTGGCTCTCCGGAATTCCTTCTCTAAAACATGTTGACATGAGTTTTGTCAACCTCTCTAAAGCAACTAATTCAATTTCCAGTCTTGAAGTATTGCACTTGAGGTGGGCAAGCCTCCCGTATATTCCATCACCTCGGTCCCCATTTAATTTGACTTCAATCGTAAAGCTGGATCTCTCTAGTTATTCCAACTTGAACACAACAATTCTAAGATGGCTCTCTCATGCTAGCAGCCTTGTATATCTTGATCTTTCTCACTGCAGTCTTGTCAATATTGAGTCACTACAAGTCACTCCGGGAGCTCTGAGTAATTTGAAAGAACTGGATTTGCAATACAATGATATCAAAGGAGCAATTTTTAGAATAATAATGAATCTGAGCAGGACCTTCAAGCATTTGGATTTAAGTTGGAATTCATTAAGTGGAGATATTGCACAAATCTTGTGGAGCCTTGGACCTCTGGAGTACCTTGCATTGGATTTTAACGACCTCAAATGA